One Candidatus Zixiibacteriota bacterium DNA window includes the following coding sequences:
- a CDS encoding MFS transporter, whose translation MSPGRRSPPSRPFFFYGWVIVAVGFLAHLVCAFHLSSTLSVFLRPLTEDLGVSRGVFSLLRSGEILIGAAVAPFVGPLVDRYGGRWLMAGGALLAGCGFLLLGQVTAFWQFLLVRWLFVTVGGVFMCHMVVTVTISRWFVRMRGRAIAMASLGQGLSKVGIPFVTAALFAWVGWRQTWGIFGVVTVALVVIPAVLFMRRSPEEMGLWPDGAPEPPSTGAAAGAARLPSGADALSAEEAVWSRAQVLRGATFWVICFMFGIANVGIAGLNLHVFAYLLDIGHSAVTAATALSLIASTQLASTLAWGFLSERMEIRRCIMVMFFVQAAGLGGAIATARVEAIYAGFFFYGIGLGGSWVLQELIWAAYYGRRSLGLVRGLGMSVTNGFGAAGAPFFGFLFDVSGSYMLSFVLFAVALVGSALLALVIPPPGTGKAAAHA comes from the coding sequence ATGAGCCCGGGCCGACGATCGCCTCCGAGCAGGCCGTTTTTCTTCTACGGCTGGGTCATCGTCGCGGTGGGTTTCCTCGCCCACCTCGTGTGCGCGTTCCACCTCTCGAGCACGCTCAGCGTTTTTTTGCGCCCGCTGACCGAGGATCTCGGCGTCTCCCGCGGCGTGTTTTCCCTGCTCCGTTCTGGGGAGATCCTCATCGGCGCCGCAGTCGCCCCCTTCGTGGGGCCGCTCGTGGACCGTTACGGCGGACGGTGGCTGATGGCCGGCGGCGCGCTGCTTGCCGGATGCGGCTTTCTTCTTCTCGGTCAGGTTACGGCCTTCTGGCAGTTCCTTCTCGTGCGGTGGCTGTTCGTGACCGTCGGCGGCGTCTTCATGTGCCACATGGTCGTGACCGTGACGATCTCGCGCTGGTTCGTGCGCATGCGGGGGCGCGCGATCGCGATGGCGAGCCTTGGCCAGGGGCTGTCCAAGGTCGGCATCCCGTTCGTTACCGCGGCGCTGTTCGCTTGGGTCGGTTGGCGGCAGACCTGGGGCATATTCGGCGTCGTCACGGTGGCGCTCGTGGTGATCCCCGCCGTCTTGTTCATGCGCCGCAGTCCCGAGGAGATGGGGCTCTGGCCCGACGGCGCCCCCGAACCGCCCTCGACCGGTGCCGCCGCAGGCGCCGCTCGTTTGCCCTCCGGGGCGGATGCGCTTTCCGCAGAAGAGGCGGTCTGGAGCCGAGCGCAGGTGCTTCGCGGCGCCACGTTCTGGGTGATTTGCTTCATGTTCGGCATCGCCAACGTGGGGATTGCCGGCCTGAACCTTCACGTCTTCGCCTACCTCTTGGACATCGGCCACTCCGCCGTCACCGCGGCGACGGCGTTGAGCCTCATAGCTTCGACCCAGCTCGCCTCGACCCTGGCATGGGGTTTTCTGAGCGAGCGGATGGAAATCCGCCGCTGCATCATGGTGATGTTTTTCGTCCAGGCGGCCGGGCTGGGGGGCGCGATCGCGACGGCGCGTGTCGAGGCCATCTACGCCGGCTTTTTTTTCTACGGGATCGGGTTGGGCGGAAGCTGGGTGCTGCAGGAGCTGATCTGGGCGGCCTACTACGGCCGCCGGTCGCTGGGGCTTGTGCGCGGGCTGGGAATGTCGGTCACCAACGGCTTCGGCGCCGCCGGCGCGCCTTTTTTCGGCTTCCTGTTCGACGTTTCCGGAAGCTACATGCTCTCGTTCGTTCTCTTTGCCGTTGCGCTCGTGGGCTCCGCGCTACTCGCGCTTGTCATCCCGCCGCCGGGAACGGGAAAGGCGGCGGCGCACGCCTAG
- a CDS encoding molybdopterin-dependent oxidoreductase — MTGELRQTAGESRRVRGYCALCTAHCATIATVEAGRVVRLDPDPDHPNGGVMCLKGKAAPELVYSPQRLNHPLKRSRPKSDADPGWRRVSWDEALDDIAARLAAVRERHGARAVALAKGTRSGTSVDDAERWLGRFLYLFGSPNWVSTTHVCNWHKDTGFAYTFGTNLPTPDLEHSKSFLLWGHNPSSTSLILARDIVAARKRGMKTVVIDPRRIGIGANADLLLQVRPGADGALALALIHCFMEESWYDAEFARRWTNGPFLMKKDGALVTEADLVPDGSPARFVVWDETRDAPGVYDPACGGFDRDGIRPALFGVRDLRLNGRTVPCTPVFAALAGMAARYSPERSEAITWVPAAQVWQAALLLAHNRPVSLYMWNGLGQHTNATQTSRAVACLYALMGDYDRVGGNVVFPRTPVNDVGGKEFLPKAAAEARIGRERKPLGPPARPGNCTAYDLFTAILEERPYPVKALLNFGSNSILSNADPHRGREALRALEFAAAVDLFMTPTAELCDYVLPATSFLEMSNLATGFEHRRAGKTHLQYRPAVVEPLFERRSDTWIVFELARRLGLGEQFWDGDIEAGYQHELEPSGITLEQLKRHPGGISLRLEPGYEKHARKDASGRPRGFSTPSRRVELYCHTFAAHGFPPLPQYVEPALSPLSRPDIAAEYPLVLTNAKVTTYVHSQLRALPGLRKASPEPAAEIHPETAERYGVAPGGWMMVETPRGAITVRARVTENIVPGVVCCQHGWWQECRVLELPGYDPYERCGANPATLVGSDLTDPISGSLPHRSYLCRIRPVP; from the coding sequence ATGACGGGCGAACTTCGCCAAACCGCCGGAGAAAGTCGCCGGGTGCGGGGTTATTGCGCGCTTTGCACGGCTCACTGCGCCACGATTGCGACCGTGGAAGCCGGGCGCGTGGTGCGTCTCGACCCCGATCCCGATCACCCGAACGGCGGCGTGATGTGCCTCAAGGGAAAAGCCGCTCCTGAGCTCGTCTACAGCCCGCAGCGACTCAACCATCCGCTCAAGCGGAGCCGCCCCAAGAGCGACGCCGATCCCGGTTGGCGACGCGTGAGCTGGGACGAAGCCCTGGACGACATCGCGGCCCGTCTGGCGGCCGTCCGCGAGCGCCACGGAGCCAGGGCGGTTGCGCTTGCAAAGGGAACCCGCAGCGGCACTTCGGTTGACGATGCCGAGCGCTGGCTCGGCCGCTTTCTCTACCTCTTCGGGAGCCCCAACTGGGTGTCGACCACGCACGTCTGCAACTGGCACAAGGACACCGGCTTCGCCTACACCTTTGGAACCAACCTGCCCACGCCCGACCTGGAGCACAGCAAGAGCTTTCTCCTCTGGGGTCACAACCCGAGCTCGACTTCCCTCATCCTTGCGCGTGACATCGTCGCCGCGCGCAAGCGCGGAATGAAGACCGTCGTGATCGACCCGAGACGGATCGGCATCGGCGCCAACGCCGATCTCCTGCTCCAGGTCCGGCCGGGGGCGGACGGAGCGCTCGCGCTGGCGCTCATCCATTGCTTCATGGAGGAAAGCTGGTACGACGCCGAGTTTGCGCGGCGCTGGACCAACGGCCCGTTCTTGATGAAAAAGGACGGGGCGCTCGTTACGGAAGCCGATCTCGTCCCGGACGGGTCGCCCGCCCGCTTCGTGGTATGGGACGAAACCAGGGACGCGCCCGGGGTTTACGACCCCGCTTGCGGGGGCTTCGACCGCGACGGCATCCGGCCGGCCCTCTTCGGCGTTCGCGACCTGCGCCTGAACGGACGGACCGTGCCGTGTACTCCGGTCTTTGCCGCCCTCGCGGGGATGGCGGCGCGGTACTCGCCCGAACGCTCGGAGGCGATCACCTGGGTCCCGGCGGCGCAGGTCTGGCAGGCGGCGCTGCTGCTCGCGCACAATCGGCCCGTGAGCCTCTATATGTGGAACGGGCTCGGACAGCACACCAACGCCACGCAAACGAGCCGCGCCGTCGCGTGCCTCTACGCCCTCATGGGCGACTACGACCGCGTCGGCGGCAACGTCGTCTTCCCGCGAACGCCCGTCAACGACGTCGGCGGCAAGGAATTCTTGCCGAAAGCCGCCGCCGAGGCGCGCATCGGACGGGAGCGAAAACCGCTCGGCCCGCCCGCCAGACCGGGCAACTGCACCGCCTACGATCTTTTCACGGCGATTCTCGAGGAACGCCCCTACCCCGTCAAAGCGCTGCTTAACTTTGGCTCCAACTCGATTCTCTCCAACGCCGATCCGCACCGCGGCCGGGAGGCGTTGCGCGCGCTGGAGTTTGCGGCGGCCGTCGATCTTTTCATGACCCCTACGGCGGAGCTTTGCGACTATGTGCTGCCGGCGACGAGCTTCCTGGAGATGTCGAACCTTGCGACCGGCTTCGAGCACCGGCGGGCGGGTAAGACCCATCTGCAGTATCGACCGGCCGTCGTCGAACCGCTCTTCGAGCGCCGCTCGGATACCTGGATCGTTTTCGAGCTCGCCAGGAGGCTCGGCCTCGGCGAGCAATTCTGGGATGGAGATATCGAAGCGGGCTACCAGCACGAGCTCGAACCCTCCGGCATCACGCTCGAACAGCTGAAGCGCCATCCGGGGGGAATCTCTCTTCGGCTCGAGCCCGGCTACGAAAAGCACGCGCGGAAAGACGCAAGCGGAAGGCCGCGGGGATTTTCCACGCCGTCGAGAAGAGTGGAGCTGTATTGCCATACTTTCGCTGCGCACGGTTTTCCGCCCCTGCCGCAATACGTCGAGCCGGCTCTGAGTCCCTTGAGCCGCCCGGATATCGCGGCGGAGTATCCCCTGGTGCTCACCAACGCCAAGGTAACGACCTACGTCCACAGCCAGCTCCGGGCGCTCCCCGGGCTGCGCAAGGCGTCACCCGAGCCCGCGGCGGAAATCCATCCCGAGACCGCCGAGCGTTACGGTGTTGCGCCGGGCGGCTGGATGATGGTGGAGACTCCCCGGGGAGCGATCACGGTGCGAGCCCGCGTCACCGAGAACATCGTTCCTGGAGTCGTCTGCTGCCAGCACGGCTGGTGGCAGGAGTGCAGGGTCCTGGAGCTGCCCGGCTACGATCCCTACGAGCGCTGCGGCGCCAACCCCGCAACCCTCGTCGGGTCCGACCTCACCGACCCCATCAGCGGCTCCCTGCCGCATCGCTCCTATCTCTGTCGGATCAGACCGGTACCCTAG